Proteins found in one Hevea brasiliensis isolate MT/VB/25A 57/8 chromosome 18, ASM3005281v1, whole genome shotgun sequence genomic segment:
- the LOC110673107 gene encoding pentatricopeptide repeat-containing protein At5g13770, chloroplastic, with amino-acid sequence MAISRSPDWSVASINSCRETHKIIIFSPSWKTLSFLSPTCSSNFPLFQVNSSSCPSAILEERSSTNFPVIQWDLRVQDSQEHQVPDTQNLNDFLCGVLLDPRTEHFAYQYYKKAKERQEFRPEKSMLKLLIRYLIRSKNWDFILSVSYDFNKYSAWPDSHTCSILVSGCIKARKFRVVESLLEIFKSYGEIAVLAFDSAMRGYNKLHMYGRTIFVFEKMKLSRISMDSGSYCQIMKAYQKSGDTERVLALFHEFESRKLEHSRPVLSQIYRVLCESLGKSGRAFEALEYFRDMRKKRILWDSRIFSCLICSFASIREINIAEELFKEAEEKKMLRDPEIFLKLVLMYVEEGQMEKTLEIVKVMKRVKMKVSDCIFCAIINGFARRRGFHASVRVYEELNSESCEPGQVTYASIINAYCRTGLYSKAEMVFLEMQEKGFDKCVVAYSSIITMYGKTGRLRDAMRLVAKMKVNGCEPNVWIYNSLLDMHGRVKNLRQVDKLWKEMKRRKVAPDKVSYTSVINAYSKAKEFDLCVRYYNEYRINGGMIDRAMAGIMVGVFSKIGRIDELLRLLQNMKTEGTQLDERLYRSAFNALRDAGLQMQSEWLQESFEAMYI; translated from the coding sequence ATGGCTATTTCCAGATCTCCAGATTGGTCAGTAGCTTCTATTAACTCTTGCAGAGAAACCCACAAAATCATCATCTTCTCTCCATCATGGAAGaccctttcttttctctctcctacaTGCTCCTCCAATTTTCCTCTTTTCCAGGTCAACTCTTCCAGTTGCCCATCTGCAATCTTGGAAGAGCGATCCAGCACAAATTTTCCGGTCATCCAATGGGACTTGAGAGTTCAAGATTCTCAAGAACATCAGGTACCGGACACACAGAATTTAAACGACTTCTTATGTGGAGTTTTGCTGGATCCACGAACTGAACACTTTGCATATCAGTACTACAAGAAAGCAAAAGAGAGGCAAGAATTTAGGCCAGAAAAATCAATGCTAAAGCTTCTAATAAGGTATTTGATACGATCAAAGAATTGGGATTTCATTTTATCAGTTTCTTATGATTTTAACAAGTACAGTGCGTGGCCTGATAGTCATACTTGTTCAATACTTGTCAGTGGTTGCATTAAAGCTAGAAAATTCAGAGTTGTAGAGTCTTTACTGGAAATTTTCAAATCTTATGGTGAAATTGCCGTCTTGGCTTTTGATTCCGCAATGAGAGGCTATAATAAGCTACATATGTATGGTAGAACAATTTTTGTGTTCGAGAAAATGAAATTATCACGCATTTCTATGGACTCTGGGAGTTATTGCCAGATAATGAAGGCATACCAGAAAAGCGGTGATACAGAGAGAGTGCTTGCATTGTTTCATGAATTTGAAAGTAGAAAATTGGAACATTCAAGACCAGTTTTAAGCCAAATATATAGGGTGTTATGCGAATCATTAGGGAAATCAGGCCGAGCTTTTGAAGCTCTTGAATACTTCAGAGACATGAGAAAGAAAAGGATTTTGTGGGACTCTCGAATTTTTTCTTGTTTAATCTGTTCATTTGCAAGCATTCGAGAGATAAATATAGCAGAAGAGCTATTTAAAGAagcagaagaaaagaaaatgttgagggatcctgaaattttcttgaAACTTGTCTTGATGTATGTGGAAGAAGGGCAAATGGAGAAGACTCTTGAGATTGTTAAGGTGATGAAGCGTGTAAAAATGAAGGTGTCTGATTGCATTTTCTGTGCAATTATTAATGGGTTTGCTAGAAGGAGAGGGTTCCATGCTTCGGTAAGGGTTTATGAGGAGTTGAACTCTGAAAGCTGTGAACCTGGACAGGTGACCTATGCTTCAATAATAAACGCATATTGTCGAACTGGATTGTATTCTAAAGCTGAAATGGTGTTCTTGGAGATGCAGGAAAAAGGGTTTGATAAATGTGTGGTTGCTTATTCTAGTATAATTACAATGTATGGGAAGACAGGGAGGCTAAGAGATGCAATGAGGCTCGTGgcgaaaatgaaagtaaatgggTGCGAGCCAAATGTGTGGATATACAATTCTCTCTTGGATATGCATGGGAGGGTCAAGAACTTGAGACAGGTGGATAAGCTATGGAAGGAAATGAAGAGAAGGAAAGTAGCACCAGATAAGGTAAGTTACACTAGCGTTATTAATGCATACAGTAAGGCAAAAGAGTTTGATTTGTGTGTGAGATACTACAATGAGTACAGAATCAATGGAGGCATGATTGATAGGGCTATGGCAGGAATAATGGTAGGAgttttctccaaaattgggcgAATCGACGAGTTGTTAAGGCTTCTTCAGAACATGAAAACAGAAGGGACACAGTTAGATGAGAGGCTTTACAGGTCTGCTTTCAATGCATTGAGGGATGCGGGTCTGCAAATGCAATCCGAATGGTTGCAGGAAAGCTTTGAGGCGATGTATATATAA